The window ACGCCCCGCGGAGGGCCGGTCCTCGGAAAGTCCGAGGACCGGCCCTCCGTCTTTGTCCCGGAAGGTGCCGCAGTGATCACTTGTCCGGCCGCGCGGCGGTGACCGCGCGGCACGTCCGGCGGTTACGGCTACGACACCGCAACCGGACGAGGAGTGGGCCATGGCCGTCAGCATCGGCGGAGGACCGGCGGGGAACGGGGCGCCGGCCCCGGCGGACCCCCTGCCGGCGGGCAGCACACGGCTGCCCACCGGCAGTACACGGCGGGAGGTGACACGCGGACTGCGCGTCTGGGCCCTGGCCGCGGCACTGGCGGCCCCCGTGGGCGCGGCGCTCTGGCCGAAGCGCCTCGGCCCCGGCGGCGTCCGGCACGACACCGCCTTCACCGAGACCTACCGCGGCCGCCGCATCAGCCTGGCATGGACCCCGGGGGAGGGCCGGTGCCATGTCACCGTGGACGGCCGCCCGCTGCATCTGATGCGCCGCGCCGACGGCACCTGGCTGAGCATGGTCGACCACTACTGCTCCCACCCGACCCCGCTCCAGGCCGCCCGCGCCGCCGTCGACGCGCTCGGCCCCGGCCGCCGGCTGCGCGCTCCCGGACCGGGAGACGCGGAGCACGGGCACCGGCACACGGAGGACCGGCGTGGCGTACGTACGTAGGGACGCCGCCACGCTCACCAGGGCCGAGCAGCGCCGGTTCGTCAAGGCGCTGCTGGAGGTCAAACGGCGGGGCGAGTACGACGAGTTCGTCCGGATGCACATCGAGTACTTCTCCGCGGACGGCGAGCAGGGGCTGCGCGCCGCGCACATGGGGCCGTCCTTCCTGCCCTGGCACCGCCGCTTCCTGCTCGACCTGGAGCGCGCGCTGCGCCGGGTGGACTCCTCGGTGACGGTGCCCTACTGGGACTGGACGCGCGACCGCACGACAACCTCCGCGCCCTGGACGGACCGTCTCCTCGGGGGCGACGGGCGCCGCTCCGACCACCAGGTCATGACCGGGCCGTTCGCCTACCGGCACGGCGAGTGGCCCATCAAGGTGAACGTGACCGACAGGGATTTCCTCACCCGGGAGCTCGGACGCCCCCGCAAGCCGGTCGCCCTGCCCACGAAGAGCGAGCTGGCCTCGGCGCTGAAGGACCCCGTCTACGACGTGGCGCCCTGGGACTCGACGGTCACCCGGGGCTTCCGCAACAAGCTGGAGGGCTGGGGCACCGGCCGGGGTGACACGGCCTGGCGCAACCACAACCGGGTGCACGGCTGGGTCGGCGGGGACATGCTCGGCGGCGCCTCCGTCAACGACCCCGTGTTCTGGCTGCACCACGCCTTCATCGACCTGCAGTGGTCTCGCTGGCAACGCCGCCACCGCGATGCCCGCTACCTCCCCGCGACGCCGCCGGGCAAGGGCGACCGGCAGCACGGCCGGATCGTGGCACGCCGCCAGCGGCTGCCGCCGTGGGACGTGACGCCGCAGGAGCTGGAGGACGTGGGGCGGATCTACCGCTACGCGTGAGACATGGGGAGAGCCCCGGCATTCGGGGGGCCGGGGCTCTCGGGTCAAGCGGAGGTCAGTGACGGTGACCGTGCTTCTTGCCGTGCTTCTTGCTGTCCTTCTTGTTGCTGTCGTTCTTGCACTCGTTGCCGACGGCCGGGTTGAGCAGGCCGACAATGTTCACGGTGTTGCCGCACACGTTGACCGGAACGTGGACCGGCACCTGAACCACGTTGCCGGACAGGACGCCGGGCGAGCCGATGGCCGCGCCCTTGGCCCCGGCGTCCGCCGCGGCGAGACCGGCCCCACTGAGCACCACGGCGCCCGTGCCGAGAGCAACAGCGCCAACCTTCGCGATGCGAGACATCACGTTCTCCCTTACTGACTAGGTAGGTGCGGCAGCAGTACGCGCTGCCGCACTGCCCGTTCAACGCGGCGACCCCCGACCGGTCACGAGAAATCTTCTGCGGATCACCCATCTTGAACAGGGGCTCCGCCAAATGGGTGCTGATGGGCGGCCGTCCGCGTATTTCCCGGCCCTCGACGTGTCTACTGGCCGGGACTGTCGTCTCCGCGCAGGTCGGGGCAGGCCTCGCTCCTCGTGAGCGGCGCTGCCCGACCGGGAGTTGGGCCGGCGTGGCTGCCCCGGTGTCGACCACCTGGCGGAACCCCTCCAGCGCCGCGACGTGCACTTTCACAAGAAACCCACGCTACGAGGCGTTTCGCGTGGCAAAAGTCGCAAACGCCGCTTATCTTAGCGACTGTCAGTGACCGGACCATCACGGTCTGTGTCGATTCGAGAAATCGGAGAAGTAATGCGCAAGTACCAGAAGGCCGCGGTCGTCGTGGCCATGCTCGGCAGCGTCAGCTTCCTCGGCGCCGGCGTGGGTCACGCTGCGGGCGGGGACGGGAAGTTCAAGCTCGAGAACGAGCAGGCCCAGTCCTGCGAGCAGAACGACAGCACCCAGGGTCTGGTCAACGTCGACGACGTCAACGTCAACGTCGGCGCCCTGCTCGGCCTGGCCAACCAGGACAACAGCGAGCGCGAGTCGCTGAACTGCTCGCAGTCCTTCTCGCTGCGCGGCGGCCACTGATCAGGTTGATCTAGGCAGGCCCCGGGGCTCGGACCTTGTGTCGAGCCCCGGGGCCTGCCGCCTGACCAAAGGAAAAAGGTAGATGTTCAGCTCGAAGAAGATCGCGGCGGCGGCGGGAATCCTGGGGGGCTTCGCCCTGATCGGCGTCGGTGCCGTCCAGGCCTCGGCGCAGGGTCCCGGCACCTGTGTCCAGGACAGCAAGGGCCACGTCCGCTGTGTGCAGATGAGTGAGTACCAGGTCATCAAGGACAAGGGCGGCGACGTCACCGTCGTCAACGAGTCGACCCAGACCTGCCCGAGCGCGCACAGCCAGGTCAGCTGCGTCGACGTCGTCACGGCCCCCGCCCCGAGGGGCTGACAGGGGTCTGACGGCTCCGTCGGTCGGTGCGGTCGTACAACAGGTTTTATCCAGAAATTTACGTGACTGGGCGTTTCGCCCGGCAAGAGGCGCGAACGCCGCCTAAGGTTGGCGACTGTCGGTGACCAGCCCATTACGGTCTGTGTCAATTCGAGAAATCGGAGAAGTAATGCGCAAGTACCAGAAGGCCGCGGTCGTCGTGGCCATGCTCGGCAGCGTCAGCTTCCTCGGCGCTGGCGTTGGTCACGCTGCGGACGGCGACGAGCAGTTCAAGCTCGAGAACAAGCAGGCCCAGTCGTGCGAGCAGAACGACTCGCGTGAGGGGCTCATCAACATCGACGACGTCAACATCAACCTCGCGATCCTGGGCCTCGCCAACCAGGACAACAGCGAGCGCGAGTCTGTGACCTGCTCGCAGGCCTTCTCCCTGGGCAAGTAATCACCCCACAGGTGATGCGGGCAGGCCCCGGGGCTCGAACCAGGTGTCCGAGCCCCGGGGCCTGCCCCTTGGCTTCTCAGCCGGTATATGCGTCCGGAACGACTCCTCGCCCAGCGGCGGCGGGTCGACCGTAAAGGAAAAGGTAGATGTTCAACTCGAAGAAGATCGCGGCGGCGGCGGGAATCCTGGGGAGCTTCGCCCTGATCGGCGTCGGTGCCGCCCAGGCCTCCGCCCTCGGTGACCCCGGCAAGTGCGTCGACGACGGCAACGGTCACGTTCGCTGCGTGGAGACGACCCAGTACACGTACACGACCGACAAGGGCGGCAAGGTCACCGTCGTCAACAACTCGACGCAGGAATGCCCGACGGCCCACAGCCAGGTCACCTGCGTCAGCAGCGCCGTCGTCCCCGGCAAGAGGGCCTGACTCCCGCCGAGCCCGAGGCGCCGCCCTGTCCACGTCGGCGCCCCTCGCGGAGGTCCACCCGCCCAGCGGAGGATGGCCGGGACCCGAGATTCGGGTCCCGGCCATTGTTGTGTCCGTGTCCGTGTCCGCGGTCGGTGCGGGCGTCAGGGCAGCCGTCGTACGGGCGCGCCCGCGAGGAACGCGCGGATGTCCTCCACGGCCTGGCCGTAGTACGTCGTGTAGTTGGCGCGGGAGACGTAGCCGAGGTGCGGGGTGGCGAGCAGGCGCGGGGCGGTGCGCATCGGATGGCCGGCGGGCAGGGGCTCGATGTCGAAGACGTCGATGCCGGCACCGGCGATCCGGCCCTCGTGCAGGGCGGCGAGCAGGGCGTCCTGGTCGACGATGGCCGCGCGCGAGGTGTTGATCAGATACGCCGTCGGCTTGAGGAGCGCGAGTTCGGCGGGCCCGAGCAGTGCGCGGGTGCGGTCGCTCAGCGCGAGGTGGACCGAGACGAAGTCGCTGCTCGCGAGGAGGTCCTCCCGGGAGGGGGCGAGTTCGACGCCGATCTCGTCGGCGCGCTCCTTGGTGAGGTTCTGACTCCACGCGCTGACCTGCATGCCGAAGGCGAGCCCGACCCGGGCCACACGGCTGCCGATCTTCCCGAGACCGAGCAGCCCGAGGCGGCGCCCGTGCAGATCGGCGCCGACGGTGGACTGCCAGGGGCCGCCGGAGCGCAGGGCGTTGCTCTCCTCGACGACACCGCGGGCGAGCCCGAGCAGCAGCGCCCAGGTCAGCTCCACGGGCGGGGTGGAGGAACTGGCCGTACCGCACACGGTGACGCCGTGCTCCTCGGCGGCCGCGTAGTCGATGACCGAGTTGCGCATCCCGGAGGCGACGATCAGCTTCAGCCGGGGCAGCCGGGCGATCAGCGACCCGGGG of the Streptomyces koelreuteriae genome contains:
- a CDS encoding tyrosinase cofactor, translating into MAVSIGGGPAGNGAPAPADPLPAGSTRLPTGSTRREVTRGLRVWALAAALAAPVGAALWPKRLGPGGVRHDTAFTETYRGRRISLAWTPGEGRCHVTVDGRPLHLMRRADGTWLSMVDHYCSHPTPLQAARAAVDALGPGRRLRAPGPGDAEHGHRHTEDRRGVRT
- a CDS encoding D-2-hydroxyacid dehydrogenase family protein, encoding MRLRCAVLDDFQRVATEVVDWSAVADEVEVVSFDGHLDGEDALAAALAEFDIVVTLRERVSFPGSLIARLPRLKLIVASGMRNSVIDYAAAEEHGVTVCGTASSSTPPVELTWALLLGLARGVVEESNALRSGGPWQSTVGADLHGRRLGLLGLGKIGSRVARVGLAFGMQVSAWSQNLTKERADEIGVELAPSREDLLASSDFVSVHLALSDRTRALLGPAELALLKPTAYLINTSRAAIVDQDALLAALHEGRIAGAGIDVFDIEPLPAGHPMRTAPRLLATPHLGYVSRANYTTYYGQAVEDIRAFLAGAPVRRLP
- a CDS encoding tyrosinase family protein, with the protein product MAYVRRDAATLTRAEQRRFVKALLEVKRRGEYDEFVRMHIEYFSADGEQGLRAAHMGPSFLPWHRRFLLDLERALRRVDSSVTVPYWDWTRDRTTTSAPWTDRLLGGDGRRSDHQVMTGPFAYRHGEWPIKVNVTDRDFLTRELGRPRKPVALPTKSELASALKDPVYDVAPWDSTVTRGFRNKLEGWGTGRGDTAWRNHNRVHGWVGGDMLGGASVNDPVFWLHHAFIDLQWSRWQRRHRDARYLPATPPGKGDRQHGRIVARRQRLPPWDVTPQELEDVGRIYRYA
- a CDS encoding chaplin; protein product: MSRIAKVGAVALGTGAVVLSGAGLAAADAGAKGAAIGSPGVLSGNVVQVPVHVPVNVCGNTVNIVGLLNPAVGNECKNDSNKKDSKKHGKKHGHRH